From Alphaproteobacteria bacterium, a single genomic window includes:
- a CDS encoding D-alanine--D-alanine ligase, with translation MSQRFRHIAVLMGGTSAEREVSLSSGRGCADALGQRYRVTEIDFTGDVAALVAALSGPEAPEAVFNALHGRHGEDGTVQGLLDLLGVPYSHSGVRASATAIDKAASRDLFERIGLRVPAGRVAPLDQALTALPAPFVIKPVAEGSSVGVHIVRAGDNRALPADWPFGGDVLVEAYIPGRELTCAVLEDADGMAAALPPLEIRPRDAFYTYDSKYADGGSVHLVPAPVPAAVATEVRAASLAAHRALGCRGVSRSDFRYDDTAMPGAPDGRIYILETNTQPGMTPTSLVPEIAAHAGVDFPTLVARLMEGARCAAC, from the coding sequence ATGAGCCAGCGGTTCCGGCATATCGCCGTGCTGATGGGCGGCACCTCGGCCGAACGCGAAGTCTCGCTGTCCAGCGGCCGCGGCTGCGCCGACGCGCTCGGCCAGCGCTATCGTGTGACCGAGATCGACTTCACCGGCGATGTCGCCGCCCTGGTGGCGGCGCTGAGCGGGCCGGAGGCACCCGAAGCCGTGTTCAACGCCCTGCACGGCCGCCATGGCGAGGATGGCACGGTCCAGGGCCTGCTCGACCTGCTGGGCGTGCCCTACAGCCATTCCGGCGTGCGGGCGTCGGCCACCGCCATCGACAAGGCGGCGAGCCGGGACCTGTTCGAGCGGATCGGCCTGCGCGTGCCGGCGGGCCGGGTCGCCCCCCTGGACCAGGCCCTGACGGCCCTGCCCGCACCGTTCGTCATCAAGCCGGTGGCGGAGGGCTCCAGCGTCGGCGTGCACATTGTCCGCGCCGGCGACAACCGCGCCCTGCCGGCCGACTGGCCGTTCGGCGGCGACGTGCTGGTGGAAGCCTATATTCCCGGCCGGGAACTGACCTGCGCGGTGCTGGAAGACGCGGACGGCATGGCCGCCGCCCTGCCGCCGCTGGAAATCCGCCCGCGCGACGCCTTCTACACCTATGACAGCAAATACGCCGACGGCGGCAGCGTGCATCTGGTGCCGGCGCCGGTGCCGGCGGCGGTGGCGACGGAGGTGCGGGCCGCCTCGCTGGCCGCGCATCGGGCGCTGGGCTGCCGGGGCGTTTCGCGGTCCGACTTCCGCTATGACGACACGGCCATGCCGGGCGCACCGGACGGACGGATCTATATCCTCGAAACCAACACCCAGCCGGGCATGACGCCCACCTCGCTGGTGCCGGAAATCGCGGCCCATGCCGGCGTCGACTTCCCGACCCTGGTCGCCCGCCTGATGGAGGGAGCCCGATGCGCCGCCTGCTGA
- a CDS encoding FtsQ-type POTRA domain-containing protein, which yields MRRLLTLLRLRPSRQRAALPRWARRAVFALLAVGLVAGYLATVSHLSRSGWLDGQWARLDAWADRQVADAGFRVAGVTAYGRHETEAAALRAALKVEPGTPLLDLDLGALRQRVEALPWVRVASVERALPDHLIVRVVEREPAVLLQRSGRLSLIDTTGREIPGAALSPFAELPTVTGPGAAAAAPALLRTLNTEPALAARVTAATYLGQRRWDVRIDDRVWVRLPERQPDAAWTRLAALDAEHGLLRRNILAVDTRNPRQWAFRLPPGMRLRMAIENAGS from the coding sequence ATGCGCCGCCTGCTGACCCTGCTTCGCCTGCGCCCGTCGCGCCAGCGGGCGGCCCTGCCCCGCTGGGCCCGCCGCGCCGTGTTCGCCCTGCTTGCGGTCGGGCTGGTGGCCGGGTATCTGGCCACGGTCTCGCACCTGTCCCGCTCCGGCTGGCTGGACGGTCAGTGGGCGCGGCTCGATGCCTGGGCGGACCGCCAGGTGGCCGATGCCGGCTTCCGGGTTGCCGGCGTCACCGCCTACGGCCGGCACGAAACCGAAGCCGCGGCGCTGCGCGCGGCCCTGAAGGTCGAGCCGGGCACGCCGTTGCTGGACCTGGATCTGGGCGCGTTGCGCCAGCGGGTGGAGGCCCTGCCCTGGGTCCGTGTCGCCTCGGTCGAACGCGCGCTGCCGGACCATCTGATCGTGCGCGTGGTGGAGCGGGAGCCGGCCGTGCTGCTCCAGCGCAGCGGCAGGCTCAGCCTGATCGACACCACGGGCCGGGAGATTCCCGGCGCCGCCCTCTCCCCGTTCGCCGAACTGCCGACCGTGACCGGGCCGGGCGCCGCCGCCGCCGCCCCCGCCTTGTTGCGGACGCTGAACACGGAACCGGCGCTGGCCGCGCGGGTGACCGCCGCCACCTATCTGGGCCAGCGGCGCTGGGACGTGCGCATCGACGACCGGGTCTGGGTCCGCCTGCCGGAGCGGCAGCCCGATGCCGCCTGGACCCGGCTCGCCGCGCTCGATGCCGAGCACGGGCTGCTGCGCCGCAACATCCTGGCCGTCGACACCCGCAATCCCCGGCAATGGGCGTTCCGCCTGCCGCCGGGCATGCGCCTGCGCATGGCCATCGAAAACGCCGGGTCTTAA
- a CDS encoding UDP-N-acetylmuramate--L-alanine ligase, giving the protein MTLSPSASPSPSSDAPQAVARLPFEIGVLHFVGIGGIGMSGIAEIMHNLGYRVQGSDIAAGANTERLEALGVPVCIGHAAENLGEAAVLVVSSAIDPRNPEVIAARERRLPVVRRADMLAELMRLKWSIAIAGTHGKTTTTSLVASLLAAGGFDPTVINGGILNAYGTNAHLGSGDWMVVEADESDGTFLRLPATAAIVTNIDPEHMEHYGSFDAVREAFHSFVENIPFYGFAALCLDHPEVQALAARVQDRRIVTYGFNRQADVYGVIRSVSADGVRFDVEYRPTPDAEPQHLDGLSLPMVGNHNVQNAMAAVAVALRLEIGADAIRAGLAGFAGVKRRFTRVGEAGGITVIDDYGHHPVEIAAVLQAARSASAGQVIAVVQPHRYSRLADLFEDFCTCFNDAEHVLVAPVYAAGEQPRDGISHETLVEGLRAHGHRGADTIDGPTDLAARVLDLAGPGDMVICLGAGSITRWAAALPGELQALLDAGGSP; this is encoded by the coding sequence ATGACCCTTTCCCCCTCCGCTTCCCCCTCTCCATCGAGCGACGCGCCCCAGGCGGTGGCCCGCCTGCCGTTCGAAATCGGCGTGCTGCATTTCGTCGGCATTGGCGGCATCGGCATGAGCGGCATTGCCGAGATCATGCACAATCTGGGCTATCGGGTGCAGGGCAGCGACATCGCCGCCGGCGCCAACACCGAACGCCTGGAAGCGCTGGGCGTTCCGGTCTGCATCGGCCATGCGGCGGAGAATCTGGGCGAGGCCGCCGTGCTGGTGGTCTCGTCGGCCATCGACCCGCGCAATCCGGAGGTGATCGCCGCCCGCGAGCGCCGCCTGCCGGTGGTGCGCCGCGCCGACATGCTGGCCGAGTTGATGCGCCTGAAATGGTCCATTGCCATCGCCGGCACCCACGGCAAGACCACCACCACCTCGCTGGTCGCCAGCCTGCTGGCCGCCGGCGGGTTCGACCCGACGGTGATCAATGGCGGCATCCTCAACGCCTATGGCACCAACGCGCATCTCGGCTCCGGCGACTGGATGGTGGTGGAGGCGGACGAGAGCGACGGCACCTTCCTGCGCCTGCCCGCCACCGCCGCCATCGTCACCAATATCGACCCGGAGCATATGGAGCATTACGGCAGCTTCGATGCCGTGCGCGAGGCCTTTCACAGCTTTGTCGAGAACATCCCCTTCTACGGCTTTGCCGCGCTCTGCCTGGACCATCCGGAGGTGCAGGCGCTGGCGGCGCGGGTGCAGGACCGGCGCATCGTCACCTATGGCTTCAACCGCCAGGCGGACGTCTATGGCGTGATCCGGTCGGTTTCGGCCGATGGCGTGCGCTTCGACGTCGAATACCGGCCGACGCCGGACGCAGAGCCGCAGCATCTGGACGGGCTGAGCCTGCCGATGGTCGGCAACCACAATGTCCAGAACGCCATGGCCGCGGTCGCGGTCGCGCTGCGCCTGGAGATCGGCGCCGACGCGATCCGGGCGGGGCTGGCGGGCTTTGCCGGCGTGAAACGCCGCTTCACCCGCGTCGGCGAGGCCGGCGGCATCACCGTCATCGACGACTACGGCCACCACCCGGTGGAAATCGCCGCCGTGCTGCAGGCGGCGCGCAGCGCCAGCGCGGGCCAGGTGATCGCCGTGGTGCAGCCGCACCGCTATTCGCGGCTCGCCGACCTGTTCGAGGACTTCTGCACCTGTTTCAACGATGCCGAGCACGTGCTGGTGGCCCCGGTCTATGCCGCCGGCGAACAGCCGCGCGACGGCATCAGCCACGAAACGCTGGTCGAAGGGCTGCGGGCCCATGGCCATCGCGGCGCCGACACGATCGACGGGCCGACCGATCTGGCGGCGCGGGTGCTGGACCTGGCCGGGCCGGGCGACATGGTCATCTGCCTGGGCGCCGGCAGCATCACCCGCTGGGCCGCCGCGCTGCCGGGCGAGTTGCAGGCCCTGCTGGACGCGGGAGGCTCGCCATGA
- the murB gene encoding UDP-N-acetylmuramate dehydrogenase: MSALLDRLPPVRGRLRADAPLAPSTWFKVGGPAEVLFRPDDLDDLRDFLRHKPADVPVTVLGVASNTLVRDGGIRGVVVRLGRGFAGIARDGADGLVAGAGALCANLARQAQMAGLGRLAFLSGIPGTVGGALRMNAGAYGGETKDVLDWAEALDPAGRLHRLVPADLGYAYRHCDLPADWIFVRARFRGEPGAADIDADMERIAAARADSQPIGSATGGSTFRNPPAHKAWELIDAAGGRGLRIGGAQMSEKHCNFMINTGSASAADLERLGETVRERVRAATGIDLTWEIKRIGEPATMAVREACA; this comes from the coding sequence ATGAGCGCCCTGCTCGACCGCCTGCCGCCGGTGCGCGGCCGTCTGCGCGCGGACGCACCGCTGGCGCCGTCGACCTGGTTCAAGGTCGGCGGCCCGGCCGAGGTGCTGTTCCGGCCGGACGATCTGGACGACCTGCGGGATTTCCTGCGGCACAAGCCGGCCGATGTGCCGGTGACGGTGCTGGGCGTCGCCTCCAACACGCTGGTGCGCGACGGCGGCATTCGCGGCGTGGTGGTGCGGCTCGGCCGCGGGTTCGCGGGCATTGCGCGGGACGGCGCGGACGGCTTGGTTGCCGGTGCGGGCGCACTCTGCGCCAACCTGGCCCGGCAGGCGCAAATGGCCGGCCTGGGACGGCTGGCCTTTCTCTCCGGCATTCCGGGAACGGTCGGCGGCGCGCTGCGGATGAATGCGGGCGCCTATGGCGGCGAGACCAAGGACGTGCTGGACTGGGCCGAGGCGCTGGACCCGGCGGGCCGCCTGCATCGCCTCGTCCCGGCCGACCTGGGCTATGCCTACCGCCATTGCGACCTGCCGGCCGACTGGATCTTCGTGCGCGCCCGTTTCCGCGGCGAACCCGGCGCCGCCGACATCGACGCGGACATGGAGCGGATCGCCGCCGCGCGTGCCGACAGCCAGCCCATCGGCTCGGCCACCGGCGGCAGCACCTTCCGCAACCCGCCCGCGCACAAGGCGTGGGAGTTGATCGACGCCGCCGGCGGGCGCGGCCTGCGGATCGGCGGGGCGCAAATGAGCGAAAAACACTGCAATTTCATGATCAACACCGGCTCCGCATCGGCGGCCGACCTGGAACGCCTGGGCGAGACGGTGCGCGAACGGGTGCGGGCGGCCACGGGCATCGACCTCACCTGGGAGATCAAGCGCATCGGCGAGCCGGCCACGATGGCGGTGCGGGAGGCGTGCGCATGA
- the ftsA gene encoding cell division protein FtsA: MSVTPPLGLMAALDIGTAKTSCIIARADAQGRLRVLGTATRASKGVRNGAIIDLEAAGLCAGSVVEAAEAMARESIDRVIVNLSCGGIASEQRQAVVLLGTQAIGTAELNRVIGKSREALPGAGRAELHFLPLGYTVDGNRGIPDPRGLFGQRLALDTVAVTCHESAIRTLRTAVARTHLEAQSIVASGFAAGLAVLHADERELGITVIDMGAGSTDIAVFYDNELIFCDSLPVGGGHVTQDIAQGLSTPLAQAERLKTLQGSCLSAASDARDFLDIQPLGDEGEVGTMQAPRALLVRIIQARIEEILELAHDRIAKSGAARFSGGALVLTGGGSQLHGLRELAGQMLDKRVRIGRPSGVAGLADMADNPAFAGAVGLILFAQRRRASLLAAGASHGEKTGMLDRVTGWMRSLR; this comes from the coding sequence ATGTCCGTCACCCCGCCGCTCGGCCTCATGGCCGCCCTGGATATCGGCACCGCCAAGACCAGTTGCATCATTGCCCGCGCCGACGCGCAGGGGCGGCTCCGGGTGCTGGGTACGGCGACCCGCGCCAGCAAGGGCGTGCGCAATGGCGCGATCATCGACCTGGAAGCGGCGGGGCTCTGCGCCGGCAGCGTGGTCGAGGCGGCCGAGGCGATGGCGCGCGAATCCATCGACCGGGTGATCGTCAACCTTTCGTGCGGCGGCATCGCCTCGGAGCAACGCCAGGCCGTCGTGCTGCTCGGCACCCAGGCCATCGGTACGGCGGAACTGAACCGGGTCATCGGCAAAAGCCGCGAAGCCCTGCCGGGCGCGGGGCGGGCCGAACTGCACTTCCTGCCGCTCGGCTATACGGTGGACGGCAATCGCGGCATTCCCGATCCGCGCGGGCTGTTCGGCCAGAGGCTGGCGCTGGACACGGTGGCGGTCACCTGCCACGAATCCGCCATCCGCACCCTGCGCACCGCGGTGGCCCGCACCCATCTGGAAGCGCAGAGCATCGTCGCCTCAGGCTTCGCCGCCGGCCTCGCGGTCCTGCATGCGGACGAGCGCGAGCTGGGCATCACCGTCATCGACATGGGCGCTGGCAGCACCGACATCGCGGTGTTTTACGACAACGAACTGATTTTCTGCGACAGCCTGCCGGTCGGCGGCGGCCACGTCACCCAGGATATCGCCCAGGGCCTTAGCACGCCACTGGCCCAGGCGGAGCGGCTCAAAACCCTGCAGGGCTCCTGCCTTTCGGCCGCCAGCGACGCGCGGGATTTCCTCGACATCCAGCCGCTGGGTGACGAGGGCGAGGTTGGAACCATGCAGGCGCCGCGCGCCCTGCTGGTGCGCATCATCCAGGCCCGGATCGAGGAAATTCTGGAGCTGGCGCACGACCGGATCGCCAAAAGCGGCGCGGCCCGATTCTCCGGCGGCGCCCTGGTGCTGACGGGCGGCGGCAGCCAATTGCACGGCCTGCGGGAGCTTGCGGGCCAGATGCTGGACAAGCGCGTTCGAATCGGTCGCCCTTCAGGGGTCGCCGGCCTGGCGGATATGGCTGACAATCCCGCCTTTGCCGGCGCCGTGGGATTGATCCTGTTTGCGCAACGCCGCCGCGCGAGCCTTCTGGCCGCCGGCGCCAGCCACGGGGAGAAAACCGGCATGCTCGATCGCGTCACTGGCTGGATGCGGAGCCTGCGCTAG